From a single Mangifera indica cultivar Alphonso chromosome 19, CATAS_Mindica_2.1, whole genome shotgun sequence genomic region:
- the LOC123203212 gene encoding TMV resistance protein N-like isoform X2: protein MALKGFKVCKGDKELERETPISMELAKTIEESRISIVVFSRRYASCTWCLNELAKIVECMKIRRQIVIPIFYDVEPRVPRHQNGVFEEAFAKHEEIFKEDLQNVQMWRNALQEVANLKGFLLKDRHESEFIRAIVEEVSSKLGGSTSTFMNLKKLLVSCLEQLQAQTIRIQWGRSVISSSPFFFFKIFFLSTSKCSVLIVFCFLTFKAVQH from the exons ATGGCTCTGAAAGGATTTAAAGTATGTAAGGGGGACAAAGAACTTGAAAGGGAAACTCCCATTTCAATGGAACTCGCCAAAACAATTGAAGAATCAAGAATTTCaattgttgttttctcaagACGCTATGCTTCATGTACTTGGTGCTTGAATGAACTAGCTAAGATTGTCGAATGCATGAAAATAAGGCGACAAATAGTCATTCCGATTTTCTATGATGTTGAGCCAAGGGTGCCAAGACATCAAAATGGAGTCTTTGAAGAAGCATTTGCTAAACATGAAGAAATTTTTAAGGAGGATTTACAGAATGTGCAAATGTGGAGAAACGCTTTACAAGAGGTGGCCAATCTCAAAGGATTCCTTTTGAAGGACAG GCATGAAAGTGAGTTTATCAGAGCAATTGTGGAAGAAGTGTCAAGTAAATTAGGAGGTTCGACTTCAACATTTATGAATCTGAAGAAACTGCTTGTTTCATGTTTAGAGCAACTACAAGCGCAGACAATAAGAATTCAGTGGGGCCGATCCGTAATTTCAtcatcacctttttttttttttaaaattttttttctttccacatCCAAGTGCAGTGTTCTGATTGTATTCTGCTTTTTGACTTTCAAGGCCGTTCAACATTAA
- the LOC123203212 gene encoding TMV resistance protein N-like isoform X1, which translates to MSSQRGSLNGSSSSVRWKYDVFLNFQGEDTGKRFTDHLFAAMALKGFKVCKGDKELERETPISMELAKTIEESRISIVVFSRRYASCTWCLNELAKIVECMKIRRQIVIPIFYDVEPRVPRHQNGVFEEAFAKHEEIFKEDLQNVQMWRNALQEVANLKGFLLKDRHESEFIRAIVEEVSSKLGGSTSTFMNLKKLLVSCLEQLQAQTIRIQWGRSVISSSPFFFFKIFFLSTSKCSVLIVFCFLTFKAVQH; encoded by the exons atgagCAGCCAAAGAGGTTCTTTGAATgggtcttcttcttctgttaGATGGAAATATGATGTATTTCTAAACTTCCAAGGTGAAGACACTGGCAAAAGATTCACAGATCATCTATTTGCTGCTATGGCTCTGAAAGGATTTAAAGTATGTAAGGGGGACAAAGAACTTGAAAGGGAAACTCCCATTTCAATGGAACTCGCCAAAACAATTGAAGAATCAAGAATTTCaattgttgttttctcaagACGCTATGCTTCATGTACTTGGTGCTTGAATGAACTAGCTAAGATTGTCGAATGCATGAAAATAAGGCGACAAATAGTCATTCCGATTTTCTATGATGTTGAGCCAAGGGTGCCAAGACATCAAAATGGAGTCTTTGAAGAAGCATTTGCTAAACATGAAGAAATTTTTAAGGAGGATTTACAGAATGTGCAAATGTGGAGAAACGCTTTACAAGAGGTGGCCAATCTCAAAGGATTCCTTTTGAAGGACAG GCATGAAAGTGAGTTTATCAGAGCAATTGTGGAAGAAGTGTCAAGTAAATTAGGAGGTTCGACTTCAACATTTATGAATCTGAAGAAACTGCTTGTTTCATGTTTAGAGCAACTACAAGCGCAGACAATAAGAATTCAGTGGGGCCGATCCGTAATTTCAtcatcacctttttttttttttaaaattttttttctttccacatCCAAGTGCAGTGTTCTGATTGTATTCTGCTTTTTGACTTTCAAGGCCGTTCAACATTAA